From one Actinomycetota bacterium genomic stretch:
- a CDS encoding methylmalonyl-CoA mutase family protein, protein MAVNHPKDEPWLFRTYAGHTSARASNELYKKNLAKGQTGLSVAFDLPTQTGYDADHPMAAGEVGKVGVPIGHLGDMRALLDGIPLDKMNTSMTINATAMWLLSLYIAVADEQGAPRGSLSGTTQNDILKEYLSRGTYIFPPGPSIRLITDMITFCADEVPKWNPINVCSYHLQEAGATPVQEVAFTLANAVAVLDAVRASGRVPDEQFAVVVGRISFFCNAGLRFIEETCKMRAFTELWDRLTRQRYGVADPKFRRFRYGVQVNSLGLAASQPENNVYRILLEALAVTLSKDARARALQLPAWNEALGLPRPWDQQWSLRLQQILAYETDLLEYEDVLRGSEVIEVKTREIADGAWAEMEKVLGMGGAVEAIEYMKSELVGSLARRQRAIESGEITVVGVNRYSEAEPSPLDTDEAMFEKLDPEAEKRQIANLEGWRASRDPGAAARALDALRAAALGAENLVPVSIEAARAGVTTGEWADALREAFGEFRAPTGVGRTALTRNGHEALEQVRAKVADVAERIGATRLRMLVGKPGLDGHSNGAEQVAVRARDVGFEVVYQGIRLSPEAIARAAAEEDVHVVGLSILSGGHALLVPDVLDRMRAHGVDPAKVPVIVGGIIPPADAAKLREAGVAAVFTPRDFDLTRLMGEVAELVAAAHDGGRPEQG, encoded by the coding sequence ATGGCCGTGAATCATCCGAAGGACGAGCCCTGGCTCTTCCGCACCTACGCGGGCCACACGAGCGCGCGGGCGTCGAACGAGCTCTACAAGAAGAACCTAGCCAAGGGTCAGACGGGGCTGTCCGTGGCCTTCGACCTGCCGACCCAGACCGGTTACGACGCCGACCATCCGATGGCCGCAGGCGAGGTCGGCAAGGTGGGCGTCCCGATCGGCCACCTCGGTGACATGAGGGCCCTCCTCGACGGGATCCCGCTCGACAAGATGAACACGTCGATGACGATCAACGCGACGGCGATGTGGCTCCTGTCCCTGTACATCGCGGTCGCCGATGAGCAGGGAGCGCCGCGCGGATCCCTGTCGGGGACGACGCAGAACGACATCCTCAAGGAGTACCTGTCGCGCGGGACCTACATCTTCCCGCCCGGCCCTTCGATCCGGCTGATCACCGACATGATCACGTTCTGCGCGGACGAGGTCCCGAAATGGAACCCGATCAACGTTTGCTCGTACCACCTGCAGGAGGCCGGCGCCACGCCGGTCCAGGAGGTGGCGTTCACGCTCGCGAACGCCGTCGCGGTGCTGGACGCGGTGAGGGCCTCCGGCCGGGTGCCCGACGAACAGTTCGCCGTAGTCGTCGGGCGCATCTCGTTCTTCTGCAACGCCGGCCTCCGTTTCATCGAGGAGACGTGCAAGATGCGCGCGTTCACCGAGCTCTGGGACCGGCTCACGCGCCAACGCTACGGCGTCGCCGACCCGAAGTTCCGCCGTTTCCGCTACGGCGTTCAGGTCAACTCGCTCGGGCTCGCCGCTTCCCAGCCGGAGAACAACGTGTACCGGATCCTGCTCGAGGCGCTAGCCGTGACGCTGTCGAAGGACGCGCGAGCCCGCGCGCTGCAGCTCCCGGCGTGGAACGAGGCGCTCGGGCTCCCGCGGCCGTGGGATCAGCAGTGGTCGCTCCGCCTCCAGCAGATCCTTGCCTACGAGACCGACCTGCTCGAGTACGAGGATGTCCTTCGCGGGAGCGAGGTGATCGAGGTCAAGACCCGCGAGATCGCCGACGGCGCGTGGGCCGAGATGGAGAAGGTCCTCGGGATGGGCGGCGCCGTCGAAGCCATCGAGTACATGAAGTCGGAGCTGGTCGGCTCGCTCGCGCGGCGTCAGCGGGCGATCGAGTCGGGCGAGATCACGGTTGTGGGCGTGAACCGCTACAGCGAGGCCGAGCCCTCGCCGCTCGATACCGACGAGGCGATGTTCGAGAAGCTCGACCCCGAGGCGGAGAAGCGCCAGATCGCGAACCTCGAGGGGTGGCGGGCCTCGCGCGATCCCGGCGCAGCGGCCCGCGCGCTCGACGCGCTCCGGGCCGCCGCGCTCGGCGCCGAGAACCTCGTCCCGGTGTCGATCGAGGCCGCGCGCGCCGGAGTGACCACCGGCGAGTGGGCCGACGCGCTCCGCGAGGCGTTCGGGGAGTTCCGCGCCCCGACCGGGGTCGGCCGGACCGCGCTGACGCGCAACGGTCACGAGGCGCTGGAGCAGGTCCGCGCCAAGGTGGCCGACGTCGCCGAGCGGATCGGAGCCACGCGGCTCAGGATGCTCGTCGGTAAGCCGGGTCTCGACGGTCACTCCAACGGCGCCGAGCAGGTCGCCGTCCGCGCGCGCGACGTGGGCTTCGAGGTCGTCTACCAGGGGATCCGCCTGTCGCCCGAAGCGATCGCCCGGGCCGCGGCGGAAGAGGACGTCCACGTCGTGGGGTTGTCGATCCTCTCCGGCGGGCACGCGCTGCTCGTTCCGGACGTGCTCGATCGTATGCGCGCGCACGGCGTCGATCCGGCGAAGGTTCCGGTGATCGTCGGTGGGATCATCCCGCCTGCCGACGCTGCCAAGCTCCGGGAAGCCGGGGTAGCGGCGGTCTTCACGCCGCGCGACTTCGATCTGACCCGGTTGATGGGTGAGGTCGCCGAGCTCGTCGCGGCCGCGCACGACGGCGGCCGACCCGAGCAGGGCTAG
- a CDS encoding methyltransferase domain-containing protein — MSAPHFCPACDEEVDAFLPGPGGRPGARCPHCEALERHRLLRMVLRSHRYLIVEPARVLDIAPAPSTRRTLRPGLGRRYVGVDRFMAGGVDVRCDLTQLPLQAVAFDLIICYHVLEHIPDDGGAIREMARVLKPGGIAIVQVPRRRGVPTDEDPSAPEEVRITRFGQHDHIRWYGDDFESRLKEGGLLPTVVQPAGELSAKEIERFGLIKDEEIWICKRTDPYSGLARRKGVSRLFPLRTLPFRATRRLGRKAGRPARR; from the coding sequence TTGAGCGCTCCTCACTTCTGTCCCGCGTGCGACGAGGAGGTCGACGCGTTCCTTCCCGGGCCCGGCGGCCGACCCGGTGCGCGATGCCCGCACTGCGAGGCGCTCGAACGGCACCGTCTGCTGCGGATGGTCCTCCGATCCCACCGGTACCTGATCGTTGAGCCGGCGCGCGTGCTCGACATCGCGCCGGCGCCATCGACCCGGCGGACGCTCCGCCCGGGCCTGGGCCGCCGCTACGTCGGCGTGGACCGCTTCATGGCAGGCGGGGTGGACGTTCGTTGCGACCTCACTCAGCTTCCGCTTCAAGCCGTCGCCTTCGATCTGATCATCTGCTACCACGTGCTGGAGCACATCCCCGACGACGGCGGTGCGATCCGGGAGATGGCGCGCGTGCTGAAACCAGGCGGGATCGCGATCGTCCAGGTGCCTCGCCGCCGCGGGGTCCCGACCGACGAGGATCCGTCCGCCCCGGAGGAGGTCCGCATCACCCGGTTCGGCCAGCACGATCACATCCGGTGGTACGGGGACGATTTCGAGTCGCGGCTGAAAGAAGGCGGTCTTCTCCCCACGGTGGTCCAACCTGCCGGCGAGCTGTCCGCGAAGGAGATCGAGCGCTTCGGCCTCATCAAGGACGAGGAGATCTGGATCTGCAAGCGGACCGATCCTTACTCGGGGCTCGCGCGGCGCAAGGGGGTCTCACGGCTATTCCCGCTGCGGACGTTGCCGTTCCGCGCGACGAGGAGGCTTGGCCGCAAGGCCGGCAGACCGGCCCGGCGCTAG
- a CDS encoding glycosyltransferase, with product MERKTMANEEERLSRIERELREANGRLELALRDLRSSSERADADAARLQEYRSRARRAERRLGILGRRPALRLVLKASRITSALLRRARFGRPLERRAQQRAQRDVVASIRALRPGEEPREGPLVSIVVLTRNGSGHLRRLLPALRDRTAYRSFELIVVDNASEDDTPALLAQPWTFPIRVIRNEENASFSAGNNQGIAAARGDLVLFLNNDVEPINAGWLGSMVGAAQEDPARAAVGALLVYPRREGKGSPKDPDGLTIQHAGVGFTFAGGAPRARNLGTGEDPRDPALAATRRVPAVTAACMLVHRDRLRRAGGFTEGYVYGAEDVDLCVKLRADGGEIVLCGGAALFHHEFGTQVMLPSDVVRQNRARNWALFAERWGAPLCRSIRLDQLLGDGSWTGRTTRTIAITVTKDDPTAGWGDYYTAHELGDALTAKGWEVLYIEGHQNRWYAVQQHVDVVVVLLDRYDIRRGPSGAFTIAWVRNWTDRWIARPWFKRFDVVAASSDASAAIIREQTLHDPVTLPLASSERFRPSEPHPDLVCDYTFTGNNWGSGRAVLDRIDVRPGETFALYGRGWETVPEAAAHRRGQLEFERLPQLYASSKIVIDDTAEHSLPYGSMNSRVFEALACGTLVITNNVRGSEELFGGALPTYGSREELRAQLDRYLADDELRADTARKLRSQVLASHTYAHRAETLLTSAVAVVRLPSVAARISTPNWDVAEEWGDTHFARDLSGSLRRSGFRTSIHVRNEWDLPECQDADVVVQLRGLHDYAPKPGHLNVIWIISHPDDVDMDECERFDLVLAASEPFADELSARLGVPVLPLLQATNSDKFRPVQPDPTLRCPVLFVGGSRKQYRPAVMWAIELGVPLHVYGSNWEGLISPEHLKGSYFPNERLRELYCSADIVLNDHWPDMSKHGFISNRIFDILACGGFVVSDHVEGSQRLLGDAVPVFRSKEELAEILARYADDPEARRALAQAGMELVRREHSFDARARQLVPMLEERLRSRPSTIEDMSGATLGDRG from the coding sequence GTGGAGCGAAAGACCATGGCGAATGAGGAGGAGCGCCTCTCGCGCATCGAGCGGGAGCTCCGGGAGGCGAATGGCCGGCTGGAGCTGGCTCTTCGTGACCTGCGTTCCTCCAGCGAGCGGGCGGACGCGGACGCCGCCAGGCTTCAGGAATATCGGAGCAGAGCCCGGCGCGCCGAGCGGCGCCTTGGGATCTTGGGCAGGCGGCCCGCGCTCCGGCTCGTCCTCAAAGCATCGCGGATCACCAGCGCTTTGCTTCGCCGCGCGCGGTTCGGCCGACCGCTCGAGCGACGGGCGCAGCAACGAGCGCAGCGAGACGTCGTCGCATCGATCCGCGCCCTCCGCCCGGGTGAGGAACCTCGCGAGGGGCCGCTCGTTTCGATCGTCGTCCTGACGCGTAACGGGAGCGGACACCTCCGGCGACTGCTTCCCGCATTGCGCGATCGCACCGCGTACCGATCGTTCGAGCTGATCGTGGTCGACAACGCTTCGGAGGACGACACGCCGGCCCTTCTCGCGCAGCCGTGGACGTTCCCGATCAGGGTCATCCGCAACGAGGAGAACGCGAGCTTCTCCGCCGGCAACAATCAAGGGATTGCCGCCGCGCGCGGCGACCTCGTCCTGTTCCTCAACAACGACGTCGAACCGATCAACGCCGGCTGGCTCGGCTCGATGGTCGGCGCCGCGCAGGAGGATCCCGCTCGCGCGGCGGTCGGGGCGTTGCTCGTGTATCCGCGAAGAGAAGGGAAGGGAAGCCCGAAGGATCCTGACGGGCTGACGATCCAGCACGCCGGGGTCGGCTTCACGTTCGCCGGAGGGGCGCCGCGCGCGCGGAACCTCGGGACGGGAGAGGATCCGCGCGACCCCGCGCTCGCCGCGACGCGGCGCGTTCCCGCGGTGACGGCGGCGTGCATGCTCGTGCACCGCGATCGCTTGCGGCGCGCCGGCGGGTTCACCGAGGGGTACGTGTACGGGGCGGAGGACGTCGATCTGTGCGTCAAGCTGCGCGCGGACGGCGGCGAGATCGTGCTCTGCGGCGGCGCAGCGCTCTTCCACCACGAGTTCGGGACGCAGGTGATGCTCCCCTCGGACGTCGTGCGGCAGAACCGAGCGCGGAACTGGGCGCTGTTCGCCGAGCGATGGGGGGCCCCGCTGTGCCGGTCCATCCGGCTCGATCAGCTCCTCGGCGACGGATCGTGGACCGGCCGGACCACGAGGACGATCGCGATCACGGTCACGAAGGACGACCCGACCGCCGGATGGGGCGACTACTACACGGCCCATGAGCTCGGCGACGCTCTGACCGCGAAGGGCTGGGAGGTCCTCTACATCGAGGGTCACCAGAACCGGTGGTACGCCGTGCAGCAGCACGTCGACGTCGTCGTCGTGCTGCTGGACCGCTACGACATCCGTCGCGGTCCCTCGGGCGCCTTCACGATCGCGTGGGTCCGGAACTGGACCGATCGGTGGATCGCCAGGCCCTGGTTCAAGCGGTTCGACGTCGTCGCAGCGTCGAGCGACGCCAGCGCGGCGATCATCCGGGAGCAGACCCTCCACGATCCGGTCACCCTGCCGCTGGCGTCGAGTGAGCGTTTCCGGCCGTCCGAGCCGCACCCGGACCTCGTCTGCGACTACACGTTCACCGGGAACAACTGGGGATCCGGACGGGCCGTGCTGGATCGGATCGACGTGCGCCCCGGCGAGACGTTCGCCTTGTACGGCAGGGGATGGGAAACGGTCCCCGAGGCGGCCGCCCATCGTCGCGGACAGCTGGAGTTCGAGCGCCTTCCTCAGCTGTACGCATCGTCCAAGATCGTGATCGACGACACCGCCGAGCATTCCCTGCCCTACGGGTCGATGAACTCTCGGGTGTTCGAGGCGCTCGCGTGCGGCACGCTCGTGATCACCAACAATGTGCGCGGATCCGAGGAGCTGTTCGGCGGAGCCCTGCCGACCTACGGATCGCGGGAGGAGTTGCGGGCACAGCTCGACCGTTACCTCGCCGACGACGAGCTGCGCGCGGACACGGCGCGGAAGCTGCGATCTCAAGTCCTCGCCTCGCACACCTACGCGCATCGGGCCGAGACCCTCCTGACCTCCGCCGTGGCGGTCGTTCGGCTGCCCTCGGTCGCGGCCCGGATCTCGACGCCGAACTGGGACGTCGCCGAGGAGTGGGGCGATACGCACTTCGCCCGCGATCTCTCCGGCTCGTTGCGCAGGTCCGGCTTCCGAACGAGCATCCACGTGCGGAACGAGTGGGACCTTCCGGAGTGCCAGGACGCCGACGTTGTCGTGCAGCTGCGCGGCCTTCATGACTACGCGCCGAAGCCGGGCCACCTCAACGTGATCTGGATCATCAGCCATCCCGACGACGTGGATATGGACGAATGTGAGCGTTTCGATCTGGTTCTCGCGGCGTCCGAGCCCTTCGCGGATGAGCTCTCCGCGAGGCTCGGCGTTCCCGTCCTTCCGCTCCTGCAGGCCACCAATAGCGACAAGTTCCGCCCGGTCCAGCCCGATCCCACGCTTCGTTGTCCGGTGCTGTTCGTCGGCGGCTCGCGGAAGCAGTACCGTCCTGCCGTCATGTGGGCGATCGAGCTCGGCGTGCCGCTCCACGTGTACGGATCGAACTGGGAGGGCCTGATCTCCCCGGAGCATCTCAAGGGTTCGTACTTCCCCAACGAGCGGTTGCGTGAGCTCTACTGTTCCGCCGACATCGTCCTGAACGACCACTGGCCCGACATGAGCAAACACGGCTTCATCTCGAATCGGATCTTCGACATCCTCGCGTGCGGGGGCTTCGTCGTCTCGGATCACGTCGAAGGGTCGCAGCGGTTGCTCGGCGACGCCGTGCCGGTGTTCCGGAGCAAGGAAGAGCTCGCCGAGATCCTCGCGCGCTACGCCGACGATCCGGAGGCGCGGAGGGCGCTGGCACAGGCGGGCATGGAGCTCGTCAGGCGAGAGCACTCGTTCGACGCGAGGGCTCGACAGCTCGTCCCGATGCTCGAAGAGCGGCTCCGCTCCCGGCCTTCGACCATCGAGGACATGAGCGGCGCGACGCTGGGCGATCGCGGGTGA
- a CDS encoding 3-hydroxybutyryl-CoA dehydrogenase, with protein sequence MSEQITTVGVVGCGTMGSGISEVCARAGYTVVFREVTDDAVEAGLARIRNSMDRAVERGKLAPEERDAAIGRIKGSTTLEGLKEADLIVEAIPEKLELKQQLFKDLDGMLPDHAILATNTSSLPVIEMAVQTGRPSRVVGFHFFNPAPVMGLVELVKTVVTDPEVLETTKSFAEALGKNPVVCQDRAGFIANLLLFPYLNNAARMVESGFATREDIDAAMQFGCGHPMGPLALLDLIGLDSTYEILDAMYRQFRETLYAPSPLIKQFVTAGFLGRKAGRGFYEYEEADSPRLKESGHHRREVPATAGAHIRKIGVLGSGTMANGIAEVATKAGYKVVLRARTKQRASESAAKIDKSLAKAVERGKMTQEKLEATRALLETTTEMDAFADCDLIIEAIAEELDVKLEHFKHLDEIAPGHAILASTTSSLPVVALAAVTERPEQVVGMHFFNPAQVMKLVEVVRTIRTSDETADSVFAAGAKMGKHCVVCPDRAGFIVNALLFPYLNDAITMLESGYATAEDIDNAMKLGCGHPMGPFALLDIVGLDVSLQIIQSLYREFREPGYAPAPLLEHLVHAGYLGRKAGRGFYTY encoded by the coding sequence ATGAGCGAGCAGATCACAACGGTCGGCGTCGTCGGATGCGGAACGATGGGATCGGGCATCAGCGAGGTGTGTGCCCGCGCCGGCTACACGGTCGTCTTCCGCGAAGTGACCGACGACGCAGTCGAGGCTGGCCTCGCGCGGATCCGGAACTCGATGGACCGCGCCGTCGAGAGGGGGAAGCTGGCGCCGGAGGAGCGCGACGCGGCGATCGGGCGCATCAAAGGCTCGACGACCCTGGAGGGACTCAAGGAAGCGGACCTGATCGTCGAGGCGATCCCCGAGAAGCTCGAGCTCAAACAGCAGCTCTTCAAGGACCTCGACGGGATGCTCCCGGATCACGCGATCCTCGCCACGAACACCTCCTCGTTGCCGGTGATCGAGATGGCCGTCCAGACCGGGCGCCCGAGCCGGGTCGTCGGGTTCCACTTCTTCAACCCGGCGCCGGTGATGGGTCTCGTCGAGCTGGTGAAGACGGTCGTCACCGACCCGGAGGTCCTCGAAACGACGAAGTCCTTCGCCGAGGCTCTCGGCAAGAACCCGGTCGTGTGTCAGGATCGCGCCGGCTTCATCGCGAACCTGCTCCTGTTCCCCTACTTGAACAACGCGGCGCGGATGGTGGAGTCCGGGTTCGCCACGCGCGAGGACATCGACGCCGCGATGCAGTTCGGATGCGGACACCCGATGGGTCCGCTGGCGCTGCTCGACCTCATCGGGCTCGACTCGACCTACGAGATCCTCGACGCGATGTACCGCCAGTTCCGCGAGACGCTGTACGCGCCGTCCCCGCTCATCAAGCAATTCGTCACCGCCGGGTTCCTCGGCCGCAAGGCAGGCCGCGGCTTCTACGAGTACGAGGAAGCCGACTCGCCGCGTCTCAAGGAGTCCGGTCACCACCGCCGCGAAGTTCCGGCGACGGCCGGCGCGCACATCCGCAAGATCGGCGTGCTCGGCTCGGGGACGATGGCGAACGGGATCGCCGAGGTGGCCACCAAGGCCGGGTACAAGGTAGTCCTTCGCGCGCGCACGAAGCAGCGCGCGAGCGAGTCGGCTGCCAAGATCGACAAGTCGCTGGCGAAGGCCGTCGAGCGCGGCAAGATGACGCAAGAGAAGCTCGAGGCGACGCGCGCGCTGCTCGAAACGACGACCGAGATGGACGCGTTCGCCGACTGCGACCTGATCATCGAGGCGATCGCCGAGGAGCTCGACGTCAAGCTCGAGCACTTCAAGCACCTTGACGAGATCGCTCCCGGGCACGCGATCCTGGCCTCCACGACATCGTCGCTTCCGGTCGTGGCGCTCGCCGCGGTCACGGAACGGCCCGAGCAAGTCGTCGGCATGCACTTCTTCAATCCGGCACAGGTGATGAAGCTGGTCGAGGTCGTGCGCACCATACGCACGAGCGACGAGACGGCAGACAGCGTCTTCGCGGCAGGCGCCAAGATGGGGAAGCACTGCGTCGTCTGCCCGGACCGCGCCGGTTTCATCGTCAACGCGCTGCTCTTCCCCTACCTCAACGACGCGATCACGATGCTGGAATCGGGCTACGCGACCGCGGAGGACATCGACAACGCGATGAAGCTCGGGTGCGGTCATCCGATGGGACCCTTCGCGCTCCTCGACATCGTGGGGCTCGACGTGTCGCTGCAGATCATCCAGTCGCTGTACCGCGAGTTCCGGGAACCTGGATACGCTCCCGCGCCGCTGCTCGAGCATCTCGTCCACGCCGGCTACCTCGGGCGCAAGGCCGGCCGAGGCTTCTACACCTACTAA
- a CDS encoding glucose 1-dehydrogenase encodes MGTEIFSLEGKRALVTGASRGIGAAISLAFAGAGADVAVTARTTTELEELAGKIEATGRKGVPITCDVTKTDDVARCVDAALGRLGGIDILVNNAGGSRFMAPLLTTREEGWDKGIALNLKSVFLFCQKAGAHMVERGSGSVINVSSVAGVKGFPTLSFYGAAKAGVINLGKTLAVEWGYANVRINTICPGWVKTSLNTNLWRDDPAVAAATVQGVPLGRWGETADIVGAAIYLASDASLYTTGTVIQIDGGIAI; translated from the coding sequence ATGGGAACCGAGATCTTCTCGCTCGAAGGCAAGCGCGCCCTCGTCACCGGGGCGTCGCGTGGCATCGGCGCCGCGATCTCGCTGGCATTCGCCGGAGCCGGCGCCGACGTTGCCGTCACGGCGCGCACCACGACAGAGCTCGAGGAGCTCGCCGGGAAGATCGAGGCGACCGGACGCAAGGGGGTCCCGATCACGTGCGACGTGACCAAGACCGACGACGTCGCGCGCTGCGTGGACGCGGCGCTCGGTCGGCTCGGCGGGATCGACATCCTGGTCAACAACGCGGGAGGATCCCGCTTCATGGCGCCGTTGCTCACAACGCGGGAGGAAGGGTGGGACAAGGGGATCGCGCTGAACCTCAAGAGCGTGTTCCTGTTCTGCCAGAAAGCCGGCGCGCACATGGTCGAGCGCGGCTCGGGTTCGGTGATCAACGTCTCATCCGTCGCCGGCGTCAAGGGGTTTCCGACGCTGTCGTTCTACGGGGCGGCCAAGGCCGGGGTGATCAACCTCGGGAAGACGCTCGCGGTCGAGTGGGGTTACGCGAACGTTCGCATCAACACGATCTGTCCCGGCTGGGTCAAGACGTCGCTCAACACGAACCTCTGGCGTGACGACCCCGCGGTGGCGGCTGCCACCGTCCAAGGCGTGCCGCTCGGTCGCTGGGGCGAGACCGCCGACATCGTCGGCGCCGCGATCTACCTCGCTTCGGACGCGTCGCTGTACACAACCGGAACCGTCATCCAGATCGACGGCGGGATCGCCATCTAG
- a CDS encoding ATP/GTP-binding protein, whose amino-acid sequence MPRRNYPPRKRRARRPEEEPEELRAPDTVATAPPGWQVRLIQPASATKEYRCPGCNQEIRVGTKHVVAWREGSEDHRRHWHLPCWQRTRR is encoded by the coding sequence GTGCCGCGCCGGAACTATCCGCCTCGGAAGCGCCGGGCTCGGCGCCCGGAGGAGGAGCCCGAGGAGCTCCGCGCGCCCGACACCGTCGCGACCGCCCCGCCCGGGTGGCAGGTGCGGCTCATCCAGCCGGCTTCGGCCACCAAAGAGTACCGCTGCCCCGGCTGCAATCAGGAAATCCGGGTCGGGACCAAGCATGTGGTCGCGTGGCGCGAAGGGTCCGAGGACCATCGACGCCACTGGCACCTGCCCTGCTGGCAGCGCACCCGGCGCTAG
- a CDS encoding CoA transferase, with translation MPLEGLRVIELATIVAGPSTGKYLADFGAEVIKVEHPTTGDTTRNMGFKDSGVALWWKLIGRNKKPVTLDLSHPKGQDIARRLCADADVLIENFRPGTLERWGLGPDVLEEINPRLVVLRISGFGQTGPYARKPGFGTLAESISGVAGVSGFPDGPPMLPAIALADEVAGLVGAYAVMMALHERERSGRGQVIDASLYESLFQITGPLVMAYDRLGVVMGRIGNRIAYSAPRNAYRTADGRWVGVSGTAQTVAERLFRAIGRPELIDDPRFATNNDRLDHIDELDEVIGRWIGAHSLDEVMEAFEREDAAASPIYDASQIVADPQYVARETIVTVDDDELGPIRMQNVTPRFERTPGRIRHAGLPMGAANEEVYGRLGITAEKLAELKADGVI, from the coding sequence ATGCCCCTGGAGGGGCTCCGCGTGATCGAGCTCGCCACGATCGTGGCCGGCCCGTCGACCGGCAAATACCTCGCCGACTTCGGCGCCGAAGTGATCAAGGTCGAGCACCCGACCACCGGCGACACGACGCGCAACATGGGCTTCAAGGATTCCGGCGTCGCCCTCTGGTGGAAGCTGATCGGCCGGAACAAGAAGCCGGTGACCCTCGACCTCTCTCATCCGAAGGGTCAGGACATCGCCCGCCGCCTGTGCGCGGACGCGGACGTGCTCATCGAGAATTTCCGCCCCGGCACGCTCGAGCGCTGGGGCCTCGGCCCGGACGTGCTCGAGGAGATCAACCCGCGACTCGTCGTGTTGCGGATCTCGGGCTTCGGGCAGACCGGCCCGTACGCGCGTAAGCCCGGCTTCGGGACGCTGGCCGAGTCGATCTCGGGCGTGGCCGGCGTCTCCGGGTTCCCGGACGGCCCGCCGATGCTGCCCGCGATCGCGCTGGCCGACGAGGTCGCCGGGCTCGTCGGCGCGTACGCCGTGATGATGGCCCTGCACGAGCGGGAACGCTCCGGGCGAGGCCAGGTGATCGACGCCTCGCTCTACGAGTCGCTGTTCCAGATCACCGGACCGCTCGTGATGGCGTACGACCGGCTGGGCGTCGTGATGGGACGGATCGGCAACCGGATCGCGTACTCGGCGCCGCGCAACGCCTACCGAACCGCCGACGGCCGCTGGGTCGGCGTGAGCGGAACCGCGCAGACCGTCGCCGAGCGGCTCTTCCGCGCGATCGGGCGGCCCGAGTTGATCGACGATCCGCGCTTCGCGACCAACAACGACCGGCTCGATCACATCGACGAGCTGGACGAGGTGATCGGCCGCTGGATCGGCGCCCACTCCCTCGACGAGGTCATGGAGGCCTTCGAGCGCGAGGACGCCGCCGCCTCCCCGATCTACGACGCGAGCCAGATCGTCGCCGACCCCCAGTACGTGGCGCGTGAGACGATCGTCACGGTCGACGACGATGAGCTCGGGCCGATCCGGATGCAGAACGTCACGCCACGCTTCGAGCGCACGCCGGGGCGCATCCGCCACGCCGGCCTGCCGATGGGCGCCGCGAACGAAGAGGTCTACGGAAGGCTGGGGATCACGGCCGAGAAGCTTGCCGAGCTCAAGGCCGACGGCGTGATCTAG